A section of the Lampris incognitus isolate fLamInc1 chromosome 8, fLamInc1.hap2, whole genome shotgun sequence genome encodes:
- the LOC130117015 gene encoding thrombospondin type-1 domain-containing protein 1 isoform X1, with amino-acid sequence MGMPPGSVSLSPLLLALMASAIAGLNVWPSLHVALSNASVFVDFRTGCNISTVCSTTISLVDMETNTTLLTRILPSNQSERSVEFNCSCFLYAGTFRFHLKQTNAITSSHANGTDGSIAETTKVWWSSELQVRWPTFHITVERASNHSRSFQVGISTNQHFQPCASSQDSTVLFMEVSYMEFNQIGRNSIDKVRARTRHPLKALRSQRVELPCAFPFTERDFIRVALQSPHTNQEVKSSEPLYLSRIIAYKLLVDNANAFRAGCEGTVKVKLITPPCAHINGRVLLYRDADAGKGAAGSLETGPAVTAALGFGSKEPSSPPVAFQWLTQGENETEFNCSVFFPGKNKYCFRFVFNYSQSPSLAQNCLVVHRSAESWGPWLPWSVCSVSCGEGVRERFRECLLPSGVEGLQCTGMVKEQSLCSLEDCVALPAPSPSLSTVSVGSTPLGGNLVVVAGVSLCLAVILATVLVAVWRKLCRTPQCSSVRRGSVHSPGGRKLSDEASIYGNSLQRPSLSDGLGCPQGGLALGLGQKVMPPLGGQPLSQPLVVPSVQDPERLSPTGQKLLPPIFGYRLAQQQLKEMKKKGLKEATQLYHVSSSPVHDTMLETSASPTHSLTPTPTAFTATKLLPGTVPPGQHQDNHDLSQLCMAAPFPEARASSQCSRNTQDRLSPRVELLLGPPVSGHGSGGSSKRHDRTAEWVEMVERSGLGGLSGGGNSNQKNPNFRRTSSFNDPRPHSPPSALPRQFRERSMTQVGSRTLPEGSCRTKGIRESKPYPSFPSYPIPELAATDWSQCRPHGNDQRWPLGETAGFRQSSELTNRGTNTKANLNGTTERDKQNSSGTGAGLGGGTSGIGGPVSSHVGGHLGLSRAERAEQNWSRRGPSPIQRNILARKLKEAQSSSGVLGQNGRQRSSTFSASTSEQRKARCRSLPMSADFSGVDSSPYRLSEAEQRMMDLDLTSSYVEE; translated from the exons CTATTGCAGGCCTGAACGTCTGGCCCTCCCTCCACGTTGCCCTCAGCAATGCCAGTGTCTTTGTGGACTTCAGGACAGGATGCAACATCAGCACCGTCTGCAGCACCACCATCTCTCTGGTCGACATGGAAACCAATACCACCCTCCTAACCAGAATCCTACccagcaaccaatcagagaggAGCGTAGAGTTCAACTGCTCGTGCTTCCTGTATGCTGGTACGTTCCGCTTCCACCTGAAGCAAACCAATGCCATCACTTCCTCTCACGCCAATGGAACGGATGGGAGCATCGCAGAAACTACGAAGGTGTGGTGGAGTTCTGAACTGCAGGTGCGGTGGCCCACCTTTCACATCACTGTGGAAAGGGCCAGTAACCACTCCAGATCTTTTCAG gtgGGGATATCCACTAACCAACACTTCCAGCCGTGCGCCAGCAGCCAGGACTCCACCGTCCTCTTCATGGAAGTCAGCTACATGGAGTTCAACCAAATCGGGCGAAACAGCATCGACAAGGTCCGGGCCCGTACGCGCCACCCGCTCAAAGCACTCCGTTCCCAGCGCGTTGAGTTACCCTGCGCCTTCCCCTTCACGGAGAGGGACTTCATACGAGTGGCCCTACAGTCCCCTCACACAAACCAGGAGGTGAAAAGCTCTGAGCCCCTCTACCTGTCACGCATTATTGCCTACAAGCTGCTGGTGGACAACGCCAATGCTTTCAGGGCCGGCTGCGAAGGGACGGTGAAGGTGAAGCTGATCACACCGCCCTGCGCCCACATCAACGGAAGAGTCCTGCTGTATCGGGACGCAGACGCCGGAAAGGGGGCCGCTGGTTCACTTGAGACGGGGCCGGCAGTAACGGCAGCGTTGGGGTTTGGATCGAAGGAGCCCTCGTCTCCTCCAGTGGCGTTTCAGTGGTTGACTCAGGGAGAGAACGAGACCGAATTCAACTGCTCCGTGTTTTTCCCCGGGAAGAACAAGTACTGCTTCCGGTTTGTCTTCAACTACAGTCAGTCCCCAAGTCTGGCACAGAACTGTTTGGTGGTTCACAGGAGTGCCG AATCGTGGGGCCCGTGGCTGCCGTGGAGCGTGTGCAGCGTGAGCTGtggagagggagtgagggagcgATTCCGGGAATGTCTGCTGCCATCTGGTGTTGAAGGGCTGCAGTGCACCGGCATGGTGAAGGAACAGTCACTCTGCTCACTGGAGGACTGCGTCG cACTGCCGGCTCCTTCTCCGTCCCTCTCCACTGTGTCTGTGGGATCTACCCCTCTCGGTGGTAACCTGGTGGTGGTTGCTGGTGTTTCCCTCTGCCTGGCTGTGATCCTGGCCACGGTTTTGGTGGCCGTGTGGAGAAAGCTCTGCCGTACACCCCAGTGCAGCTCTGTTCGACGAGGCTCGGTGCATTCCCCTGGCGGACGCAAGCTCTCAGACGAAGCCTCCATCTATGGGAACAGCCTGCAGAGACCCAGCCTGTCAGACGGCCTCGGCTGTCCCCAAGGCGGGCTGGCTTTGGGTTTAGGCCAGAAAGTGATGCCTCCCCTTGGTGGTCAGCCGCTTTCACAGCCTCTGGTGGTGCCCTCGGTGCAGGACCCAGAGAGGCTGTCTCCCACAGGACAAAAGCTGCTGCCGCCCATCTTTGG GTACCGGCTGGCTCAGCAGCAGTTGAAAGAAATGAAGAAGAAAGGTTTGAAGGAGGCCACACAGCTCTACCATGTCTCCTCGAGCCCCGTCCATGATACTATGCTGGAGACGTCAGCTTCTCCCACACACTCCCTGACTCCTACACCAACAGCGTTCACTGCTACCAAGCTCCTCCCCGGCACTGTTCCCCCAGGACAACACCAGGACAACCACGACCTCAGCCAACTCTGCATGGCAGCTCCCTTTCCTGAGGCTAGAGCCTCATCACAGTGCTCTAGGAATACCCAAGACAGACTGAGTCCCAGAGTGGAGCTCCTCCTAGGGCCTCCCGTTTCTGGCCATGGCAGTGGGGGGAGCTCAAAACGACACGACCGCACAGCGGAGTGGGTTGAAATGGTGGAAAGGAGTGGGTTAGGAGGACTTTCAGGAGGAGGAAATTCTAATCAGAAGAATCCAAATTTCCGTCGAACCTCCAGTTTTAATGATCCCAGACCTCATTCCCCACCTTCTGCACTCCCCAGACAGTTCAGAGAAAGGAGCATGACTCAG GTGGGCTCGCGGACCCTCCCTGAGGGAAGCTGTAGGACCAAAGGAATCCGAGAGAGCAAGCCATACCCCTCTTTCCCCTCCTACCCCATTCCAGAACTAGCTGCCACAGACTGGAGCCAATGCAGACCTCATGGAAATGACCAGCGGTGGCCCTTAGGGGAGACAGCAGGTTTTCGCCAGAGCAGTGAGCTCACAAACAGAGGGACCAACACTAAAGCCAACCTTAATGGCACCACGGAGCGAGACAAACAGAATAGCAGTGGGACTGGAGCTGGACTGGGAGGGGGAACCTCAGGGATAGGCGGCCCTGTCAGTTCTCATGTCGGAGGCCACCTGGGTCTGAGTCGCGCTGAGCGGGCCGAGCAGAACTGGAGCCGCCGTGGCCCTTCTCCCATCCAGAGGAACATCTTGGCCCGCAAATTAAAGGAAGCCCAATCCAGCTCTGGCGTGTTGGGTCAAAATGGCCGCCAGCGCAGCTCCACTTTCAGCGCATCCACCTCGGAGCAGAGGAAAGCTCGGTGCCGTTCCTTGCCAATGTCGGCAGACTTTAGCGGTGTTGACAGCTCCCCCTACAGGCTGAGTGAGGCAGAGCAGAGGATGATGGACCTCGACTTGACTTCATCTTATGTTGAAGAgtag
- the LOC130117015 gene encoding thrombospondin type-1 domain-containing protein 1 isoform X2, which translates to MEVSYMEFNQIGRNSIDKVRARTRHPLKALRSQRVELPCAFPFTERDFIRVALQSPHTNQEVKSSEPLYLSRIIAYKLLVDNANAFRAGCEGTVKVKLITPPCAHINGRVLLYRDADAGKGAAGSLETGPAVTAALGFGSKEPSSPPVAFQWLTQGENETEFNCSVFFPGKNKYCFRFVFNYSQSPSLAQNCLVVHRSAESWGPWLPWSVCSVSCGEGVRERFRECLLPSGVEGLQCTGMVKEQSLCSLEDCVALPAPSPSLSTVSVGSTPLGGNLVVVAGVSLCLAVILATVLVAVWRKLCRTPQCSSVRRGSVHSPGGRKLSDEASIYGNSLQRPSLSDGLGCPQGGLALGLGQKVMPPLGGQPLSQPLVVPSVQDPERLSPTGQKLLPPIFGYRLAQQQLKEMKKKGLKEATQLYHVSSSPVHDTMLETSASPTHSLTPTPTAFTATKLLPGTVPPGQHQDNHDLSQLCMAAPFPEARASSQCSRNTQDRLSPRVELLLGPPVSGHGSGGSSKRHDRTAEWVEMVERSGLGGLSGGGNSNQKNPNFRRTSSFNDPRPHSPPSALPRQFRERSMTQVGSRTLPEGSCRTKGIRESKPYPSFPSYPIPELAATDWSQCRPHGNDQRWPLGETAGFRQSSELTNRGTNTKANLNGTTERDKQNSSGTGAGLGGGTSGIGGPVSSHVGGHLGLSRAERAEQNWSRRGPSPIQRNILARKLKEAQSSSGVLGQNGRQRSSTFSASTSEQRKARCRSLPMSADFSGVDSSPYRLSEAEQRMMDLDLTSSYVEE; encoded by the exons ATGGAAGTCAGCTACATGGAGTTCAACCAAATCGGGCGAAACAGCATCGACAAGGTCCGGGCCCGTACGCGCCACCCGCTCAAAGCACTCCGTTCCCAGCGCGTTGAGTTACCCTGCGCCTTCCCCTTCACGGAGAGGGACTTCATACGAGTGGCCCTACAGTCCCCTCACACAAACCAGGAGGTGAAAAGCTCTGAGCCCCTCTACCTGTCACGCATTATTGCCTACAAGCTGCTGGTGGACAACGCCAATGCTTTCAGGGCCGGCTGCGAAGGGACGGTGAAGGTGAAGCTGATCACACCGCCCTGCGCCCACATCAACGGAAGAGTCCTGCTGTATCGGGACGCAGACGCCGGAAAGGGGGCCGCTGGTTCACTTGAGACGGGGCCGGCAGTAACGGCAGCGTTGGGGTTTGGATCGAAGGAGCCCTCGTCTCCTCCAGTGGCGTTTCAGTGGTTGACTCAGGGAGAGAACGAGACCGAATTCAACTGCTCCGTGTTTTTCCCCGGGAAGAACAAGTACTGCTTCCGGTTTGTCTTCAACTACAGTCAGTCCCCAAGTCTGGCACAGAACTGTTTGGTGGTTCACAGGAGTGCCG AATCGTGGGGCCCGTGGCTGCCGTGGAGCGTGTGCAGCGTGAGCTGtggagagggagtgagggagcgATTCCGGGAATGTCTGCTGCCATCTGGTGTTGAAGGGCTGCAGTGCACCGGCATGGTGAAGGAACAGTCACTCTGCTCACTGGAGGACTGCGTCG cACTGCCGGCTCCTTCTCCGTCCCTCTCCACTGTGTCTGTGGGATCTACCCCTCTCGGTGGTAACCTGGTGGTGGTTGCTGGTGTTTCCCTCTGCCTGGCTGTGATCCTGGCCACGGTTTTGGTGGCCGTGTGGAGAAAGCTCTGCCGTACACCCCAGTGCAGCTCTGTTCGACGAGGCTCGGTGCATTCCCCTGGCGGACGCAAGCTCTCAGACGAAGCCTCCATCTATGGGAACAGCCTGCAGAGACCCAGCCTGTCAGACGGCCTCGGCTGTCCCCAAGGCGGGCTGGCTTTGGGTTTAGGCCAGAAAGTGATGCCTCCCCTTGGTGGTCAGCCGCTTTCACAGCCTCTGGTGGTGCCCTCGGTGCAGGACCCAGAGAGGCTGTCTCCCACAGGACAAAAGCTGCTGCCGCCCATCTTTGG GTACCGGCTGGCTCAGCAGCAGTTGAAAGAAATGAAGAAGAAAGGTTTGAAGGAGGCCACACAGCTCTACCATGTCTCCTCGAGCCCCGTCCATGATACTATGCTGGAGACGTCAGCTTCTCCCACACACTCCCTGACTCCTACACCAACAGCGTTCACTGCTACCAAGCTCCTCCCCGGCACTGTTCCCCCAGGACAACACCAGGACAACCACGACCTCAGCCAACTCTGCATGGCAGCTCCCTTTCCTGAGGCTAGAGCCTCATCACAGTGCTCTAGGAATACCCAAGACAGACTGAGTCCCAGAGTGGAGCTCCTCCTAGGGCCTCCCGTTTCTGGCCATGGCAGTGGGGGGAGCTCAAAACGACACGACCGCACAGCGGAGTGGGTTGAAATGGTGGAAAGGAGTGGGTTAGGAGGACTTTCAGGAGGAGGAAATTCTAATCAGAAGAATCCAAATTTCCGTCGAACCTCCAGTTTTAATGATCCCAGACCTCATTCCCCACCTTCTGCACTCCCCAGACAGTTCAGAGAAAGGAGCATGACTCAG GTGGGCTCGCGGACCCTCCCTGAGGGAAGCTGTAGGACCAAAGGAATCCGAGAGAGCAAGCCATACCCCTCTTTCCCCTCCTACCCCATTCCAGAACTAGCTGCCACAGACTGGAGCCAATGCAGACCTCATGGAAATGACCAGCGGTGGCCCTTAGGGGAGACAGCAGGTTTTCGCCAGAGCAGTGAGCTCACAAACAGAGGGACCAACACTAAAGCCAACCTTAATGGCACCACGGAGCGAGACAAACAGAATAGCAGTGGGACTGGAGCTGGACTGGGAGGGGGAACCTCAGGGATAGGCGGCCCTGTCAGTTCTCATGTCGGAGGCCACCTGGGTCTGAGTCGCGCTGAGCGGGCCGAGCAGAACTGGAGCCGCCGTGGCCCTTCTCCCATCCAGAGGAACATCTTGGCCCGCAAATTAAAGGAAGCCCAATCCAGCTCTGGCGTGTTGGGTCAAAATGGCCGCCAGCGCAGCTCCACTTTCAGCGCATCCACCTCGGAGCAGAGGAAAGCTCGGTGCCGTTCCTTGCCAATGTCGGCAGACTTTAGCGGTGTTGACAGCTCCCCCTACAGGCTGAGTGAGGCAGAGCAGAGGATGATGGACCTCGACTTGACTTCATCTTATGTTGAAGAgtag